The Phlebotomus papatasi isolate M1 chromosome 3, Ppap_2.1, whole genome shotgun sequence genomic sequence AAAAGCACTAGCTGCTCCTccaaaaatattagaaatcgGAGCTCGAATGTCAGATGCTGCCTTGAAATTCAGCGAAAATGGTTGAGTCCTCTGAATCGGCTTCACCTGGCCAGTTCCTGGAGAAGCTGGTGAACTGGAAATCGGGATGAGAGATGCAAAAACACTCTTAGGTTCCTGCAATTGAAATCTCGGTGGTGTTGTCTCTTCCTGATGAATTTTCTGGGCAAGAGAAAATTTGGGAGAGTCCACGCGTGGCTGAAAAGGTGCAAAGGAAGTCCTACTAAAAGCTGAATTGGCATTTTTGGGTGAAATTGGTGGAGATCCTgagggaattttgaaaatattatccaTTGTTGTATCTATCTCATCTCTCATCACTTTGGGCTTCTTGGCAATATCCAATGCTGCCCAGGCATCTTCCGTGAGAAATCCCTTCTCATCGAAACTATCATGTGGCTGATGCTTCTCAAAGGATTCCCTCGGTTCCAGAGCACTCTTACTTATAGCTTCGCCCACAGAACAAATTCTCTTATGCTCAACCACATTGATTGCTCTGTCCAGGAGAAATGGCATATCCGGATGATAGAAACTATTCTTATTCAATATCACCTCATCATCATCCTGAGATGATTGCAATCCATAGTATTCAGCAAATTGTACTGTACTCTCAGCATCCTCAAAAGCCAGAATGTACATCAAATGCCTCAATGAAAATACCACTGGTCCCCTAACCGTATACGCCTTCACAATAACTTCCAGAGCCCTAGCTCGCACCTGTATAAAATACCTCAAGAGGATACAGGCATTCATGTAACTCGTCTTCCTGACcaattggaaaaatttcacataattGTTGCTTTCCATGGCCAGAAAAACCTCAATGGCAAATCTCACTTCTTCCGATCTCTGTACACTCTCCGGCAATTGCTTAATCTCCCACAAAAAATTACTATCCTGGAGATTCAGCAATATAATATATCCCCGAAATTCTGCCTCATTCGGACACATTTCCCCTTTAAGAGCCAAATCATGGTACATGTACTTCAACGATTGCAGGCATTTTGTGAGATTCTCAGTATTTATCTTTTGATCAAAAACCGATGGATCTTCAGCAATTAATCTGGCTGAACAGTGAATGTGAAATCGTGCACATTGCTCAACAAGTACAACTGAATCCTGACTACAGAGTTCCTGTTGTGTTATATCCTTCCGAATACTCCGCGTACGATCCCACAGAAAGTGAAACCAATCTGACATATTAGTTTCAGCCACATCACACAAATTCACAATATTGTGCAGAAGATAGTTCATTGTCATCCGAAGTACTGGCTCTGGACGCAATTCATGGGGCAAGGCTGATTCCTGATCAGCCGAACTCCTTGAATACTGCTTAACAGCCAAATGATGCTTCAAATTTCCCCGTTGATCCATCTCAAAGGACGCCACTTGTTTTTTAGCCTGACGCATCAATCTCTCCTTTTCCGGACACATATCCGGACATATTCCCTTTGTAGCTTCTGCCTTTTTGATATCCAACGTCTTGGTCATTGACAGTCTCATCAGTTTATCCCTAGCATCTAGCACGCGATATCTACCGaataaaaaaaaccgaaaaaaagaTAGTGCTAAGGTTGTAAGAACTTATGGCATCTGTGATTCTTTTTACAGCCAAATCGTATTGTGaacaaatttaaaagaaatctgcATATAAACTGTTAGATGGCGCTCAAAATGGAAAGTAGACTCAGTAGACTCTTTCAAATTCGGggatttgggaccgaaatgtcacccgaattagagagaaattcgggcgtcaaactatttgaaatgcaatgatTTTTTGTTAATCTGCAcactcatattaattttacatacagtagactcttcgatatccggcttactggaggacaaaatgacatttaggttttttgaatgatcaacggtttttctattttgtgcagtgtgaatttattttctgtctgacaaagaacaagataattttcttcatggtgtgcttatgtttcattttttatcacaattatgtattaaaaacttcgatacaatgttaataatactttaattcactctgaacaaacttcatgtttagtgaaaataattttgaatatatcaaccgccagtgtttggcagctgtcacccggatatcgaagtgctggatatcgaagagtctactgtactcataCTTATTGTGAATTGCATTAAAACTTCATGATAATacaaaattatatcataattaaGGGAAACCAAGGCAAATTtgggcatatttgcttcattcgacaATCATAGTCAAACTTCagaaatgtcaacaaacttttttcaaattaaaaaataacccgatcttaaaagagccgaattagcgagagtctactgtatcgaTGTCGATCAAATTgctatgtacagtagactctcgctaattcggctcttttaagatcgggctactttccaattcgggcggcagttaaataaGAAATCgttgatatttttcaagtttgactatgattatcgaatgaagcaaatatgcccaAATTTGCTATGGTTTGACTTAGTTATGaagtgattttgcattattaagaagttTAAATACAATTCACAATAAGTATGAGTATCTAAGCTCAATATGAGCACGCAGATGAACTAAAAaccgttgcatttcaaatagtttaaCGCACGAATTTCTCtctcgggtgacattttggtcccaaatgccagaatttgagagagtcaCAATTGAGTCAATTTGGCACAAATTTGTATCTATTTTGGGACAAAGTTGAATGTATTTGGGGTTAAAATGTCTTCTTCAGATAAAATTtcgtttcaaaaatatttgttccaaagtaaatttatttcaatatctcAATCAGTGGccgaaagtttttaccgtgtgcGTGAGCATTAATCACcatggacggttcactctcatgatGTAAAAAATAGGTGGCAGCTTCAGTTACCCACTTTCCCTCTCTAATACTGTaaactttaaaattcatttagatAAACCCCAACAGGGcttacaaaattatctttttcctGTTTGTTTTAGAAGGATAAATGTTCTAAAAGGGTTTTGATTTTGATTCATTCAGGATCTcaacccattcgagattttaaccCCTTCGGGAATTTtcctttcgagatttcgactgTCACCGGTTAATTTTGATATTGGTTAATTAACTGCGAAATTGTTTAGCAAAATTTGCATATTAGTATTGAGGTTATCTGGTATATATTTTATGATACGTTGTCCTTAATCCCGCAGTCTTTTCTTGAGGCCTATACAAAAACCGAAcactttctttttaaagaactttcatGTTTTTCTCTATTTGGGTAATGAATCGGTATGGTTTATTTGGTTATGAAAGTTCCATAATAAAACCCTAATATTTAAACAATTCACGATCCGCCCCCCTTTCGTGCCAAGAGCTCTAAAACAAAATAAGTcttaataatgtaaattttgagTGTCTTCTAAACTTAAAAATCTCTGCTTTGCTTTAAAGGAAAATAACGCTCTGTATGGAAAGTTTGAGATCTCTACCTCTTCCAGTTTCCGAGATAAGAAAGGtatattttaagttttatttatagttttatttttcgatttttataTTTCGCGATTCGTATTTTCTTTTCTAGTCCTATTTTCATAACCCTGTCCTGGCGATATCATAAATAACCGATTTAGAATCGGTCTTAAAAAATAAGTTTCAAAGAAAATCAAATAAGCATTTGTCAGATTGGCAGATATTACGTTTTATTATCGAATAATCCTGACTTTAGCGGCTTGTCATTTTCAAAATCACGAATGATTAAAAGATCTAACCCTGAGAATATTAGACCGATCTGACTTGATTGACTGGATCGCAtaattacaatagctgtgattatcaAAGGATAtcagataaaaagaaaaactcacCTTTCTTCTGGAGTGAAAGCCGGTTTCCTCAGAACTGCCTCAATTTCTGCTCTTGTCGTTGGATTGACAGCCGGAAGAGCCGATGCTGGTGCTACTTTAACTCCCGGATCAGCCTTTTGCCCAAACTTCGTTCTTCTCTCAATTTTATCCCTGAGAACTTCTGAAATACTCTGCCTTGGTGAGGAAATCTTTGCCATTGGCACAGTTCCCATGGCTTCCAGTTCAGCCTGCACGTCCGGATCAACATATTCATCGAGTAGCTTGGACTTTGGGGCTTCTTTCGGGGTGAAAAATATCCTGAATTCATGATTATTGAACACTCCGCCATCCATCAATGCATTTTCTGCTGCATCTGTCGTCTCATAGTCCACTTGGCAAGCAAATCTCTTTGGTCTCAGGATAAACCTCCTAATGGGTCCAAATTGACCAAAATGCTCCTTGGCAATCGTCTTGTCCAGGAATTGTTCGGGAATTTGTTCGCAGCTGGTGAAAGGGGAAATGTCAAGTTTTTCATAGCGTTTTTTGGAGACTTGCCTACCTGATTGACTTGTAGTTTACAGCATCGTCTGATAGTTGGTAGTCTGAACTATGGTCTGACATTGTTAAACACTGAagaaatgtgtaattttaatagaaaaatttataaaacagaaAAAGTAAACATCCACACTCACGACAATTTccacaaaagtgaggttatgtgaaaCAGCGGCGTTTGACGACATCAGCACCATCTACTTGGCGCCAAAAATCTCTCATTGGCGGGAAGAAGAAAGTTTCACGaggaaaattgatttgataGCTTTCTCTCCAACAATCTCAACAATTTCCTTGCCAATCTCACTGTAGGCACTCTCGAGGGATGATCTTTCGCCCCTTGATGGTCATAGAGAGTGTTAGGCAGAGAATTATTATCAGACCTCTatcaattgattaaaaataatcTCACTTTTTCCCACTCCTCTTGCGACCACAGCTCAATTTCTGCTTTTTCTGACCATTTTCAGCCAATTCCACACTAAAATCAGGCACAAAACACCTTGTCAGATAAGATTTCATACGCTAAGAAATAATAGACATGATGTCACTGTACTTAAGGAATTTTTCGCTAGATTAACATTCAGTAAACCTCTTCATATCTCTCCTATATTAATGGAATTTAATGCttattgtgcaaaaaaaataatattatctcTGTGGAGGCTTCTTGGGGTGGTTTCTGAGTATCTAAAGTTCACGATGGAGTCATCAACAAGATTATTTCAcataaaatgtgagaaaatattTAGCAGGGGAGGCAATAAGGTAAAATTGCTTCGCACCTAATTTATCGATCAAACAGCGCCCAAGCAAGAATATTTAGCGTTTCCTCTACACAGAAATTTGATAAGATAAATGAGTAATTgcagtatgtttttttttatcgattttcaaatacttttgaggaatttttctttttcatagcCCATCGACAAATCAATTCTTTTTTTGGGCGTGTGtgacaaaaaaacaatttataatggaagtttcatgaaaaaaaaatttccactgACAAATTTGTACTTACTTAGGAATCTTCGGATGAGATCGTGAAAGGGAGGATGCCCTGTCCTTTCGTGGCACTTCCCGCTCCACCTTCCGGTGCAAGTGGCGCGATTTCTGGCGAAAGCCATCGTGCTTGGACTCGACAATACCAGTCGACGGATGATTGAGCTCTGGTTCTTCCATAGACTTCAGTCGGTCGTCAGTTGTGACCGTGTCCAAGTGTTTTGTGCTTGACTCTCGAGAAATCCCCCCAGACGCCTCGTCATCGCTTCCCTACGccagagaaaaataaaagacaCCATCCAGCATCAATTGGATAATCTTCTATAAATACTTCCCCTCGCGCGAAATAATTAAACAAATCAATTGATTTTCTGCTCTTCATCATCTTCCTCTCTTGGTGAAATTTTCTTGTTGCGATGGTAAGTTTAAAAAAGTATCACAATCTTCAAGGATTTCTCGTGATggtaatattttcaaattcccTCAGTTTCCCagtgataaaataaaatctcgTGATTGTGAAGAATTGgcctaaaaaatacttttttttagagcTTCTAACAGAGACTTTAAGTGTTTCTCACATAGAGTTAATATTGGATATTTCATCTAATCATcgcattttatttcaaaattatttatagaaaTCCTTCTTCATCGCAAGAATGCCaagaaaatatgatatttttgttagaaaacattttattaGACAGTTTTTTCTTAAACACTTGTCCAAGTTTTCAGTGTAAGCCGAGAAGGTCTcgtgaaatgttaatttcaaaaaattaaaccactgtaggaaattaatataaatgaataagagaaaaaaaacatctacaCACTGACCGCAAAAAAACAGAtctaagaagaagaaaaaatcacaAGTACAATGAGTAATACTATTTTCGAGTGATTTATTATTGAGCAAAAGCCCAAACTTTGACCTTACCAATTTTAAAAAGGAGGAGATCAAGGTCAATGATACACAGTGTCTCCCATTCTTACAGCATCCTAAAGCAGAAATGACGGCAGAATTCTTTTCATTATTTACTGTTCATAAACATTTAATATGGGGAAATTCCTTGCTTGACTTAATATTGTACATTTCCACaaggaaattttattataatagtTTCCAGTTTATGAACATGCCTTTAAGATGAAATTGTCCCTTCATAAaccatttatttaattaaattcttcaaAGCTTCTGTTGCAGGGtcgcatttttttattaaaataacccTAAAATTATTTAACCTTACTAATAAATCCTTAATTACAAGTACAAGAGAATATGTTGCAAAAATAAAGTTTCCAAATTAAATTATCGCCACAATATATCACTCTATAATTTTAAGAACTGTAAAATCatcttgtaaattttagtaaaagaaaaatagatttttttttcaatttattgcaaTTGTCATACACGTCATACATGTCAATGGTATAAATTAGGCACAATCTTATTCGGACTTCTTATTGACAAAActtgattttttaatcaatttctttGCCAATCACAAAATAATTACCGGAGAAAGACGCTCTTTTCATTGTGGAAAGATAAATTTCTaggttttttaattatttttaataactatttttcCTATTTGTGGATGttaaaaatgtgaggttatactAACAATAACCTTAAAACTTTCCATTGACTTTTTAATATTCTTCGAATTATAACAAAATAAAACAGTTTCTAACCTTaccttacaaaattttaatctggcaactagggtaaaatgaagtaatttgcaaccatttacaatttgagatatttgagattttcttattgtttctcATCTGAAGAAAAGAATCTGAAGAATCTGAAGaaaaaacaaagaccgcgaaatagaagaaaaagacgattaaaaagaaaaggaacagcttttattccttttgaatctctaaaaaaaagagaaaatctcaaatgtcccaagttgtaaatggttccaaattacctcattttaccctacaactaaaaaaaatatccattgtCAGCCAAACTCTcgcttattttcatttcatttttttatgaagaaaattccaagatttTGCTTCGTGTTCTGCGATATtgtatgaaaattatatttaaaaataaaataaaaaagactgCAACCGATTGGGTAGTACAACAGtgaacatattttcataaaattggtcaataaaattaaatttggtataTAAATAAAACGGAAGTTATAAAacgtaaatacccaaaaattatgaaattcttggcaaaaggaaaatgaaGGTATTATAAACCatcttgaaatattcaatttgatttAGAAGAAATTAATGATCActtattaggttttttttttaatgactaatggcactggcacaccttttagatcaagaaaatttcatgaaatccgaATTTATAGCCTTTTCCTACTCAAATTGTTTGCATAACTCCCATAACTCTATCGCGCTCTTtcatattcttcttcttcttaggAACATCaagccaaattcaatttagttcaatctaattttgagtgggAAAAGGTGAGATAGAgatatgcaaaatgtttaagagagaaaaggatgtgaattttaatttcacgaaactttcctgatctaaaaggtgtgccggagccaaaaaattttatttttacagaccattttgaattatttactgaccaatctgtaaaaactattttttccatTAAAATAATAGGAGAGTATATAGGGCTAAGCTTAAGAATCGCAAAGTTTAACCGAAATCCCAAATTCAATTccttaataatattatataatatttcattattGCAATTTATATCTAATGATTTAATGTTATGAAGAGTTTATTCTTTATCTGAGGATTATGTGTACTTTAACTCCGAAAAAGACAAATACTTgagaaattatataattttatactTTCATATTaactaaacaaataaaattaaacctCCACAAATTTCCTCATTCTTCTATTTAgcgaattatttaatttgaaatgtttgtgaattcctactggggacttatgAAATTCCCGTTAATCGTATAACCGGTATAATCTATTTAGTggataaaagtttgtacttttttgacaaatatggttcgtaacatgatcacttgacaagcatttttttcttttccaaacatttgttcgtacatttttttttatctgtcaaaactttacaaaaaataacaaaattgtacgagcattttttctgtgtacagtagactctctcaaattcgggcatataggaccgaaatgtcagccgaattagacagaaattcgggcgacatgtgcatatagatattgagtttacacacatattgagtttatcgtaaattgcatgaaaatccctcaataatgcaaaatcacatcaaaactaagacaaaccatgctaaatttgagcatatttgattcattttgataatcataatcaaacttgaaaaatgacaacaaacttttttcaaatgtaaccgctgcccgaatttaaaagtagcccaatcttaaaacagccgaatttgcgagagtctactgtatttacgaATATTGACGGACAAATGTTCGTTAAAGAACTAAAAATGCTCGTTAactgatcatgttacgaacagtttgtgtaaaaatacaaacttctacgaactttttaatgggttatacgatttattaGCATTtcacatttacgaacaattttacgaaatacagtagagtctcgctataggccatcgctctatagtccacaatttatcgaccgttgatttcaaaacactgattttaagttaggttatgttttttagtatgcgacatgcataattattttaatatttttggcaaactttattaagtagttgtgataattgtgatccataatgaagagagcaaggacaagtaccacaatcgcaaagaaagtggaagccgtcgagcaatttcaatactaaaaatcgttgataattttaaaaaattacatggactatagtgcgacccaagtgtcaaatttgaaaccaaatatggactatagcgagactctactgtatttttttctgCGTAGGTTAAACtaattctaaccttaaaaattaaatacagtagactctctctcaaatgggcatttagggcgaaatgtcatccggtttatcgatagatttggacgtcaaagcctttgtaattCCACAAGAAGCgctcaattgtaaagaatcacgataaaataagaagaactacagcgaatttgagcaaattagcttcacaattaaacgtgaaaagtgtcaacaaaatttttgcccgattgaaaaagagccgattgagcgagaatctactgtacttTGTGTGGCACAATCTCTTAGCTTTGAGTGTAGAGGATTTTTTGATCAACCATTTTTTTAGCAACgcaaaaaaaacaatcatttctttaaatatattaatagaGAATCAAATACTAACCTCACAATTTCAAATGTTCctggaatatttatttaattctgagcattatttatttaattctggaaaatttatttaattcgaaTTTGCCCATTTTGTAGGAGAAACTTGCATATGTTACACTGGACATGTAAAATTgctgttatggcctctacacactaggagaaatttctttaaaaatgcctttttaaagaaaatttcgcatatccttgtaggcagaaacgtcagaatttaaaaaaaaaggcaatttttgacgaaaatcgcttctaatgtgtagacaccattatgGAATATTCTCCTTCTTTTTCTAGGTTATCATTCATAAccttaaattctaaaattatctCTTTGTAATcgaagtttcttgacaaatcgaaaatacaaaatattcaaaagtagTAACATATGTAATCAAAGGAATTCCttaacataatatttacaaatGTGTGTCATTCCACAAACTAATATTCTCCTTCTCCCTATAGGTTAGaccactttgaggttatgttcaagaAATATCTATTTAAGGAATTTCcttttgagattgaaatgtATTTTGTTGCATTCTTCACAAATGTTCCTCAGAAGATAGACTCTTCCCCATttgaaatcacaaaaaaattcccaGTAATTCCCATTTGGCACAAGAATGTGGCGAAAAATTGTCCGTCTCTTGAAGATGATTTCTTGGGTGAATTTTCCACTCTGATGAAAATTTCCTGTGACTTGTATTAGTGCCGTGTGTAAAGTGTTCACTGGATGTGAGACACAATTGGGAGTATTTTCACATTACAACATTTTCAGCATAGTctcctcctatttttaaaatgtatccaagagcttttaaaaaatcacCAAAATATTGTCAAAGTGGTTTTAtcgcactttttttttcattcattctaCTTCATGTGACATTAATTTTCAAAGCCCCATATTTtccaacacaatttttttttccacccaTCGTTATTTCTTGCCACAATCACACCCTATTATCGCAAATAGTGATGAAGTCATCCAAGTCATCCAATCAAATTTGCATTAGACAATAAAATTGCTAAGTTTAATTAACTATGGGATAATTATTCTGAATGCATATTGAGCATTGCATAGGAATCATCTTCAATTTTCACCGAGATGAGATTAGTATTATGAAAGATATTTGCAGGAAATAACAAAGATTCTGATGATTGATTTTGGGGGGAAGCTCAAAATAAAATCCCACCTGATTTTAGTTTATACGTGAAGGTGGAAACCTCCTCACTCGTGAGGAAAAAAAGGTGACAAATTTATTGTGAGTGTTCTCTTCAGTTCATTATATGGGCACCACAAATTCGTCAAAGATGAAGCACACGCAAAAAAAACTTGCCGATGAATCAAGAATATCTTGCGTAACCGACAGTTTAATACACATTTTCAGCATAAGAAAATAATAGTATAATAATTcacgcaatttttattttttaattcttgccTCATTGTCTGTTCTCTGTTCTACAAACCAAATATAAGAATATTCTCTACTCTTGACAACGCACTCAAAGAATTTCTTTCTAGAGAAGTTAATTCTTGTAATGTTTATATCTTGCACTCAATCATCATTTCCTGCATTTTGCTATTTACTTTTCTAATTTGCTACTTCATCAGTTCCAATAAGAATATGATGTTTTGTGTGCCCCGAGAGGCTCTAATGCCGAAAAATTGCGTCatacttttatttataattttatcca encodes the following:
- the LOC129806894 gene encoding protein xmas, which encodes MVLMSSNAAVSHNLTFVEIVCLTMSDHSSDYQLSDDAVNYKSISCEQIPEQFLDKTIAKEHFGQFGPIRRFILRPKRFACQVDYETTDAAENALMDGGVFNNHEFRIFFTPKEAPKSKLLDEYVDPDVQAELEAMGTVPMAKISSPRQSISEVLRDKIERRTKFGQKADPGVKVAPASALPAVNPTTRAEIEAVLRKPAFTPEERYRVLDARDKLMRLSMTKTLDIKKAEATKGICPDMCPEKERLMRQAKKQVASFEMDQRGNLKHHLAVKQYSRSSADQESALPHELRPEPVLRMTMNYLLHNIVNLCDVAETNMSDWFHFLWDRTRSIRKDITQQELCSQDSVVLVEQCARFHIHCSARLIAEDPSVFDQKINTENLTKCLQSLKYMYHDLALKGEMCPNEAEFRGYIILLNLQDSNFLWEIKQLPESVQRSEEVRFAIEVFLAMESNNYVKFFQLVRKTSYMNACILLRYFIQVRARALEVIVKAYTVRGPVVFSLRHLMYILAFEDAESTVQFAEYYGLQSSQDDDEVILNKNSFYHPDMPFLLDRAINVVEHKRICSVGEAISKSALEPRESFEKHQPHDSFDEKGFLTEDAWAALDIAKKPKVMRDEIDTTMDNIFKIPSGSPPISPKNANSAFSRTSFAPFQPRVDSPKFSLAQKIHQEETTPPRFQLQEPKSVFASLIPISSSPASPGTGQVKPIQRTQPFSLNFKAASDIRAPISNIFGGAASAFTSVASHPPPDGFFGAGAKKAQAEEQERLMKREQEEKERKRKEREEELRKMKEEEEELRVQRAKLEEQVMKARKIDRTSKETFDEILQEVAAEECEKAAEEEIELYQVIQENIEEVSQQIIEEVTDELAERIVCEEYIVKRSLLVRDIRKLSKCFNAWRQFTLEKINRRNIINNTPIWLPTESLEKQVENFRHPHQDATIELRSRYLRGIPDELNLSRKPTNAIDIFGEIGQMVLGRVRKVKERGILRSHHYWKVLVSIPDEGEETVGFTGYISKWLEEIFQRTIDRKDKNILFLEQNHVKNCQEILAVSVETIRGIGHFRENGKKFDVSRDTFHGIVFILTVGNFENSRKRLSKLLSTNPEIPVSIIVYNGHSVTPEDVKSILKVNSAFNLLKIYDENRRKCKESLGKIFEDGLKFCAENYNYSQNLEMGRTWVILDETLGSVLWRRLHLSAQINPKLSAISHNINFVITLYNNAVKAIRRFAKEDTFEDYPDFPEEFRQFVPAHLGESFITCENFPKDWRNRNRLRILYDFLSKLILPPFTFSGKVFNSRDIERELRKYLGEFLLPESLNRVTYGIMEPILATEINESISWLRPIEVIALERLTMGFRETQLPQEMVYERASLEDYRTRPWWLTDDLLGGVSVELDEEPEMKKRKQEQPLNLDDVLQAADQSIKKANEKLQKCQTIVSASCAISRELDTKLMKQEENNRQINRILRERFSQ